The Geobacter sp. AOG2 genome includes a window with the following:
- the extM gene encoding selenite/tellurite reduction operon c-type cytochrome ExtM, with amino-acid sequence MPIPFTTHGRVPALLLLLCWFPVMFAGCRGAEKTSSCVQCHKGIEDVSKSHGECVSCHGGKPREMDKKKAHQGIFGISSPEYIGRWENGCAPCHRYQFERMKSNLMYTAAGMIRNIQLTWEGEDGNRYTAHGEKQYDAEGMPISPKPVANLNNLSGELYRKFCARCHVGAQTSGVYAASHGSGCAACHFPWNDAGTYEGGDKTMRGKGGHSASHALSALPDTRTCSRCHNRSGRIALSYQGLYDGNNGLVPTRGGEGGPEMASGARNLVHIAPDVHFSAGMECIDCHTSRDVMGDSYSYRNMYLQTETACEDCHGSATRPPRYREIARENDEALRESKSYKIQMRPGMKMILTAKGRSYSNVFFRDNQVWVLGKRSGKLHRSKVITGTPEHTIAGHGRLECYACHSRTSVQCYGCHTKYDKTVAGRDFIKGADTPGAFSETEDYRTPYPFPLALNQRGRISPVTPGCQTFVTVVEADGRNSRTEYVSRFKGRQQLRFAPFYSHNTGKRAIGCAECHGNPAFLGFGQHVVEGNAIRGTLICERSDGKPLDGFLTLENGRVKAFSAITRENARPLNGGEIKRALSVNLCLPCHVRANDPIYRKGLDYRALDDTLHRRLLSDR; translated from the coding sequence ATGCCGATTCCATTTACGACCCACGGCAGAGTCCCTGCCCTGCTTCTGCTGTTGTGCTGGTTTCCGGTGATGTTCGCCGGATGCCGGGGAGCAGAGAAGACATCCTCCTGCGTGCAATGCCACAAAGGTATCGAGGATGTCTCGAAGAGCCATGGGGAGTGTGTTTCGTGCCATGGCGGCAAGCCCAGGGAAATGGATAAGAAAAAGGCGCACCAGGGTATTTTCGGCATCTCCAGCCCGGAGTACATCGGACGTTGGGAGAACGGCTGCGCCCCTTGCCACCGTTACCAGTTCGAGCGGATGAAGAGTAACCTGATGTACACTGCCGCCGGGATGATCCGTAACATCCAGTTGACCTGGGAGGGAGAGGACGGCAACCGCTACACCGCCCATGGCGAAAAACAGTACGATGCCGAAGGCATGCCGATTTCCCCCAAGCCGGTGGCGAACCTGAATAACCTGTCCGGTGAACTGTACCGTAAATTCTGCGCCCGATGCCATGTGGGGGCACAGACCTCCGGCGTCTATGCCGCCAGCCACGGCTCCGGCTGCGCCGCCTGCCACTTTCCCTGGAACGACGCCGGCACCTACGAGGGGGGCGACAAAACCATGCGGGGCAAGGGAGGGCATTCCGCCAGCCATGCCTTAAGCGCCCTGCCCGACACCCGCACCTGCTCCCGCTGCCACAACCGGAGCGGCAGGATCGCCCTCTCCTACCAGGGGTTGTACGACGGCAACAACGGCCTGGTCCCCACCAGGGGGGGCGAAGGGGGGCCGGAGATGGCCAGCGGGGCGCGGAATCTGGTGCACATCGCCCCCGACGTCCACTTCAGCGCCGGCATGGAGTGCATCGACTGCCACACCTCGCGGGACGTGATGGGGGACAGCTATTCGTACCGCAACATGTATCTCCAGACCGAAACCGCCTGCGAGGATTGCCACGGCAGCGCCACCCGGCCGCCCCGCTACCGGGAGATCGCCCGGGAGAACGACGAGGCGCTGCGGGAATCGAAGAGCTACAAGATACAGATGCGTCCCGGCATGAAGATGATCCTGACCGCAAAGGGACGCAGCTATTCCAACGTGTTTTTCCGGGACAACCAGGTCTGGGTGCTGGGCAAGCGGAGCGGAAAACTGCACCGCAGCAAGGTGATCACCGGCACCCCGGAGCATACCATCGCCGGGCACGGCCGCCTGGAGTGCTATGCCTGCCACTCCCGCACCTCGGTGCAGTGTTACGGCTGCCATACGAAATACGACAAAACGGTCGCGGGCAGGGATTTCATCAAGGGTGCGGACACGCCGGGCGCCTTCAGCGAAACCGAGGACTACCGCACCCCCTACCCCTTCCCTCTGGCGCTCAACCAGCGGGGCCGCATCTCGCCGGTGACGCCCGGATGCCAGACCTTTGTGACCGTGGTGGAGGCGGACGGCCGGAACTCCCGGACCGAGTACGTGTCGCGCTTCAAGGGGCGGCAGCAGTTGCGCTTTGCGCCGTTTTACTCCCACAATACCGGGAAAAGGGCGATCGGCTGCGCCGAATGTCACGGCAACCCCGCCTTCCTGGGGTTCGGCCAGCATGTGGTGGAGGGGAACGCCATCCGCGGCACCCTGATCTGCGAGCGTTCGGACGGCAAACCGCTGGACGGGTTCCTGACCCTGGAGAACGGGCGGGTCAAGGCCTTCTCGGCCATAACCAGGGAGAACGCCCGGCCCCTGAACGGCGGCGAGATCAAGCGGGCGCTCTCGGTCAACCTCTGCCTCCCCTGCCACGTCCGGGCCAACGACCCGATCTACCGGAAAGGACTGGACTACCGTGCCCTGGATGACACGCTTCATCGCCGCCTGCTGTCTGACCGCTAG
- the extO gene encoding selenite/tellurite reduction operon b-type cytochrome iron-sulfur cluster-binding subunit ExtO, with amino-acid sequence MTRFIAACCLTASLALAAAASGGLPATPGKTARSAPHSALPCVACHRLGGRYSDPASRGNRAAGCITCHRGYDAIFDRPMATRLGEQQFVQRSYAKWDSGFFAKNCSSCHVRGCLDCHGNAHAMVRPGMAACQTCHKGYYTGWDYAGRAPREDNMRYQRGLAVNGETFLKMLPDVHYRAGMTCSTCHTMASLAQGKKAAKGCRECHRPSPKVVEHRIAAHLERLECYACHSAWAPQEYGTFFLRFRDPRQKEDFDLRPGESGEYLRSAYLRKQDAPPLGFNAAGRLSPIRPQFIAYYTDIQSARNSGPENILLAAEWRAFFPHTVQRGTVTCEGCHDNPRRFLLERPSERIYQLRRDGMQLDSFWSQEGQKIVNGTFMTASRYRRMAGKGPAYTKAYIEKWKTFLNRVEPSSRP; translated from the coding sequence ATGACACGCTTCATCGCCGCCTGCTGTCTGACCGCTAGTCTGGCACTGGCGGCGGCCGCCTCCGGGGGGCTCCCGGCGACACCGGGAAAAACCGCCCGGTCCGCACCCCACAGCGCCCTGCCTTGCGTCGCCTGCCACAGGCTCGGGGGGAGATACAGCGATCCCGCGTCCAGAGGGAACCGCGCCGCGGGGTGCATTACCTGCCACCGGGGGTACGACGCCATCTTCGACCGGCCCATGGCGACCCGGCTCGGGGAACAGCAGTTCGTCCAGCGCAGCTATGCCAAATGGGACAGCGGCTTCTTTGCCAAAAACTGCTCCTCCTGCCATGTGCGGGGATGCCTGGACTGCCACGGCAACGCCCACGCCATGGTCAGGCCGGGCATGGCCGCCTGCCAGACCTGCCACAAGGGGTACTACACCGGGTGGGACTATGCGGGGCGGGCGCCGCGTGAGGATAACATGCGCTATCAGCGGGGCCTGGCGGTCAACGGCGAAACCTTCCTCAAGATGCTGCCGGACGTGCATTACCGGGCCGGCATGACCTGCTCCACCTGCCACACCATGGCCAGCCTGGCCCAGGGGAAGAAGGCGGCCAAGGGATGCCGGGAGTGCCACCGTCCGAGCCCGAAGGTCGTTGAGCACCGCATCGCCGCCCATCTGGAGCGGCTGGAATGTTATGCCTGCCATTCGGCCTGGGCACCCCAGGAGTACGGCACCTTCTTCCTCCGTTTCCGAGACCCGCGGCAGAAGGAGGATTTCGACCTGAGGCCGGGGGAAAGCGGTGAATACCTGCGGAGCGCGTACCTGAGAAAACAGGACGCTCCGCCCCTGGGGTTCAACGCGGCGGGGCGGCTGAGCCCGATCCGGCCGCAGTTCATCGCCTATTACACCGATATCCAGTCGGCCCGGAACAGCGGTCCCGAGAATATCCTCCTGGCCGCGGAGTGGCGGGCCTTCTTCCCCCACACGGTACAGCGGGGGACCGTCACCTGCGAGGGGTGCCACGACAACCCGCGCCGGTTCCTGCTGGAGCGTCCCTCGGAGCGCATCTATCAACTGAGGCGGGACGGCATGCAGCTTGACTCCTTCTGGTCCCAGGAGGGGCAGAAGATCGTGAACGGCACTTTCATGACAGCTTCCCGCTACCGGCGCATGGCCGGCAAGGGACCTGCCTACACAAAGGCGTACATCGAAAAATGGAAAACGTTCCTCAATCGCGTCGAACCTTCATCGCGTCCCTGA
- a CDS encoding ubiquinol-cytochrome c reductase iron-sulfur subunit, whose protein sequence is MENVPQSRRTFIASLTALFCSALLLRRYLTPRKAAGGKALASVAKTEIPAQGALVFREARVALMRSGDDIYALSLVCTHLGCTVNVAPDGLSCPCHGSRFDRRGMVTQGPADRPLRRMRVEEREGMIEVTAV, encoded by the coding sequence ATGGAAAACGTTCCTCAATCGCGTCGAACCTTCATCGCGTCCCTGACCGCGCTTTTCTGTTCCGCACTGCTGCTCCGGCGGTACCTCACGCCGCGCAAGGCGGCCGGCGGTAAGGCACTGGCCAGCGTGGCCAAGACCGAGATCCCCGCACAGGGAGCCCTGGTCTTCCGCGAGGCGCGGGTTGCGCTCATGCGCTCCGGCGACGATATCTACGCCCTGAGCCTGGTGTGCACCCACCTGGGCTGCACCGTGAACGTCGCCCCTGACGGATTGTCCTGCCCCTGCCACGGCAGCCGGTTCGACCGCAGGGGAATGGTGACGCAGGGGCCCGCGGACCGGCCGCTCCGGCGGATGAGGGTTGAGGAAAGAGAGGGCATGATCGAGGTGACCGCCGTATGA